The segment AGTCCATAAATTCagaaaaatttctaaaattcccATTTCATGTGAATGTTTTGCAGATTAAAAAATTTTACGGCAATATTCATAGATGAAAACTTTGAACCTCAATTGTAAGGCCACCAACTACAAGTTGACTCCAGAGCTAAAATTGACATGATATTACATACGGATTAATTAATTGTTGCCTGGTAACTCTTCTGGATTTTTCTTCAATATGTATTCACTTATAAAACCTTTGCACTCTCACTGTGACTGTATGATAACTTGATGGTCATATTCATAGACCAAGGGCCATGTTTATAGATAAAGAGCCATGTTTGTTGCTAAATGACTATGTTTATTGCTAAAGGGCTATGTTTATTGCTAAAGAGCCATGTTTATAGATAATAGATAAAGGGCTATGTTTATTGCTAAAGGGCCATGTTTATTGCTAAAGGGCTATGTTTATTGCTAAAGGACCATGTTTATTGCTAAAGGGCCATGTTTATTGCTAAAGTGCTATGTTTATACATAAAGGGCTATGTTTATTGCTAAAGGGCCATGTTTATTGCTAAAGGGCCATGTTTACAGATAAAGGGATATGTTTAtagacaagaggcccaggggccttataggtcacctgagtatcatgtaacaaccttccaatgtttgaattaggtttgtgtttaaatataagaattttacttttggatggaagaaacattgaatagctatgtggtcatgaagtacatgtgtcatttttatgttcaatcaataatcctttttaaaaaacctaggtctgagacatcataaagaaaagggttatttactccttagataaaaccaatataagaagattttcaaagaatttctacattttcactatttgaccaatagagccccaccctaacacaagaacccctgccccaggggccatgaatttcacaattttggtagagggctcaacgctcattataattatgcccacagtttggcttcttgatgtccaggagtaaagaagaagattttttaaaattacattcattttgatggtttttgccccacccctcaggccccaggggggcagggaccacgaatttcacaatttttgttcccctccacccacagatgctatatgccaaaattggttgaaattggttcaggggtttcagagaagaagctgaaaatgttcaaatgttaacacacgacgaacgacgacggacaaaaacagatagcaataggtcacctgaatgattcaggtgacctaataaatgGCCATGTTTATAGATAAAGGGCTATGTTTATAGCTAAAGGGCTATGTTTATAGATAAAGGGCTATGTTTATAGCTAAAGGGCCATGTTCATAGATAAAGGGCTATATTTATAGATAAAGGGCTATGTTTATTGCTAAAGGGATATGTTTATTGCTAAAGGACTATGTTTATTGCTAAAGAGCCATGTTTATAGATAAAGAGCCATGTTTATAGATAAAGGGCTATGTTTATAGCTAAAGGGCTATGTTTATTGCTAAAGGGCCATGTTCATAGATAAAGGGCTATATTTATAGATAAAGGGCTATGTTTATTGCTAAAGGGCTATGTTTATTGCTAAAGGACTATGTTTATTGCTAAAGGGCTATGTTTATTGCTAAAGGGCCATGTTTATAGATAAAGGGCTATGTTTATTGCTAAAGGGCTATGTTTATTGCTAAAGGGCCAtgttcatacatgtagataaaggGCTATATTTATAGATAAAGGGCTATGTTTATTGCTAAAGGACTATGTTTATTGCTAAAGGGCTATGTTTATTGTTAAAGGGCTATGTTTATAGATAAAGGGCTATGTTTATAGCTAAAGGGCTATGTTTATTGCTAAAGGGCCATGTTTAGAGATAAAGAGCCATGTTTATAGATAAAGAGCCAAGTTTATTGCTAAAGGGCTATGTTTATTGCTAAAGGGCTATATTTATTGCTAAAGGGCCATGTTTATAGATAAAGGGCTATGTTTATTGCTAAAGGGCTATGTTTATTGCTAAAGGGCTATGTTTATTGCTAAAGGGCCATGTTTATAGATAAAGGGCTATGTTTATTGCTAAAGGGCTATGTTTATTGCTAAAGGGTTATGTTTATTGCTAAAGGGCCATGTTTATAGATAAAGAGTCATGTTTATAGATAAAGGGCTATGTTTATTGCTAAAGGGCTATGTTTATAGATAAAGGGCTATGTTTATAGCTAAAGGGCTATGTTTATTGCTAAAGGGCCATGTTCATAGATAAAGGGCTATATTTATAGATAAAGGGCTATGTTTATTGCTAAAGGACTATGTTTATTGCTAAAGGACTATGTTTATTGCTAAAGTGCTATGTTTATAGATAAAGGGCTATGTTTATTGCTAAAGGGCTATGGGCTATGTTTATTGCTAAAGGGCTACGTTTATTGCTAAAGGGCCATGTTCAAAGATAAAGGGCTATATTTACAGATAAAGGGCTATGTTTGTTGCTAAAGGGCTATGTTTTGAGCAACTCGAAACCACGAGGATGTTGACAAACAGGCCCCCCTCTAGATACGATTTTGTCATATTATAGCTCTAGTGATCATGATGGTCAAGGTTgaacaaaattcaatctgcaCTGGTTTAGTAGTTTTGTAATTTCTGTCTAATCATTCTAAAGAACATTTTATAATACTGCATcatatctttatttatttttaattatcacTTTATGAGAACAAGTGACACTCTCTTTATTGAAGAATTTTTGGCTAAATTGCTTGATTTTTTCCAGAAATTATGGACGCTTGACCAACTTTCATCAACATCTGGCTaaagtgaaaataaagattgaaaatgtCCAAGTTCCATGAGAAAATAAAGTCTAATTTCATGTCCAGGTGAACTTGATTTTTCACACATGAAACAAATAGATTGGCTGTAAATATTCCTTTTTACCTATAAATATTCCTTTTTACctgtaaatttttaatttgaagagtAATTTACCAGTACTTACTTCACAATGTCGATAAAAGACTGGGAGAGGGTTTTCATTTGGTACGAAATTCCATGCTTTTTACACAAGGACTTCACAAGTGGCTGGATTTTATACAGGTTATGTCGTGGCATGGTGGGGAACAAGCTAAAATAAATCCACATgcattcttctttttttttttatattttctgacATGCAATTTTCATTCAATGAAGATGATTATTAATTGAGTAAGTGTACATCAAACATGGGTTAAAACACATTTCTGAGGAATGCCAAAACAGCTCTATATCTGTAATTTGCTACACCCTTTGTCCCTTGATGAGGTCCTTTATACTAATTAAAATCAGGAATTTTCAATAATCGAAAAACGTACAAAAATTAAATCAACACCTTCTCATTCAGAGTTTTTTCTCTATAATATATCTTAAAATTTCCTATCGAATCTATAACTTAAGTTAAAATAATTCACTAAGCATTAAAATTTTGGataaaatgtgtgaaaatactgtaatacatgtatggcTGTAAATAACAACAGTTAAAGTCAACCAACCTATCATTTCCCCTTGAAGGGAGTGAGGGCTGGGTAgtaactacattgtatatactgtgtgaatatgtattatatatgcTGTAGTCATTGTgccataatttttttcttttctctctGTTATATGTCTgacatttgttttgttattttgactgtatgccaacatggtgatgtcaataaataaactgaaattgaaatatacatgtactgtaaaagtggttatttatgcTTGGGAGAAATTTACACTAATAAAGCAGTCACGAAATAAATGCGTAAATTTACCCCACAcatagttataaatatttgatataataatatacattaCATTCAGTTACCGCATCTTTTTCCCCCCATGCGTATCATTAGATGTGGAAAAACGCATACTTAACCCCCAGTGTAAATAACCACCTCTACAGTACTATGAGAGCATGTATAGCTACTGCTAAAAAACAAGTTTCCTGAATTTTCTTACTGGTGTTCTATTTGGAAATTGAGATGCCCAGTAAACCAATCATTGAAGAAGGATTGTTCAATATCACAAGTGGCCTTCAACTGCAGTTTGATCCATGGTTCAGCGGTGTCTCGGTCTATGTCCATCGGGATGTGGTTCGATTGACTCACCCAGGTAAACCAGTGACTCTCCAGCACTCTGTAGAAAAAAAacgtgtttgtgaaacaatatACCCCCAGTATCATCACACTCAATAGTGTCAAATTTGACATCAATGAATGACATTGGCCTTAATTAATCACTTAAGACTTGACCTTTTGGTTCATAATGTCTGTAATCTCTATCGCGCACAGtccaaaagttatgaccaatgtttAATCGCAGAAAGACCAAAATAAATAAGTCCATGATTTTCAAGACATCGAAATATTTAAGTGCTCCAGTTTCATGTCACAgattttacaaatgtatttgtCAAATCtaagttactacatgtatgtgtaaatattttcagttaatgattttgttttgaaattacatCGAAAATCTTCAATAATACAGAGTCTCAACCACTCATGGTTAGTGTGCACGCATTACTAGGAGGCCAGGGTTCGATTTGCGATCCCAGCATCACATCAATTCTAAGACGTTTAACATTAGGTGGTGACTGTTCCTTCACAAAGTCACTGTggccaaacgtcatttggatacaaccattcctacacAGGATACAATCATTCCTACACAGGATACAACCAGTCCTATGCAGGATACAACCAGTCCTACACAGAATACAATCGTGCTTTTAatgcagagtacaaccaacatGAAGAAAATAAAGGACTGCGACcaatttacaagaaattttCTGTGTTGAGGTGTTTGAGCAAGTGGTAGGGGATCTGACCAAATGCTATATATCATTCAAACCAGAATTCATTGTGTCACCTGATAGGCTATATAATTCTTAAGAATTATCTGTGTAAAGAAAACTATGGGCCACTTTCTACTCCTCCTCACAGACATCTCCACTCTCCATAGTAAACTGCTGTAAGGGTTAGTTGTACTCTGTGTGAAAAGCATGATTGTATCCTGCATGGGAATGGTTGTGtccaaatgacgtttggccACGGTGCATGTGCAAAGCGCAGTAAAATTACGGGTCTTTCTGATAAACCACAGGTCCTACGTCGTTGTAGGCATTGGCAGGATTAACAACCTTCACTGCTATGGCGGTAAGCACCgtgtataggtctaaatttctGTCATTACACCTAAAGTTGGTGACGTCTTTagtacgagtgaaaaattctcaaatgggacATAAAAACAGTGTATAAACAAAACTAATTCTTGAATACTGGAATCATGTACGTTCTCAAAACGAGAAATACATGAACTATAAAACTTCTCTTTATGTCCTACACCTTACCTCATTATTTCATAATACACTAGAGTCCATCCTAATCCTAGTATATTTGTATACAAGTagaaaaatttcacataaaaggCCATGACCACGATGAAATCCTggaattcaaaaaatatataataatttgtaaatctgacaaaaataatttctttcaagaacattcttacatttgcaataaatcttcttttttttaaatacactgatttcttttatatatgcatgtactagAATACATATTGTTCAAATTCATTATCATGTTAAGTATCAATGTATTTGGGTTACTTTTTCCTAAAACACACTAAATTGGATgctatacatatgtacatatgttGTACTGTATTGAACCTGCCttttaaatatacaatacatacatAGCAAAATCATTGCAGAATATACACCCCCCTCCTACACAATTTTGTTGAGGGGAAGCATAATGAGAAAACATTCCATGTATCATGctaaaacaaattataaatataccTTCCATAACCTTCTGGTGAAAATATGCCTAAACAACATAAACTGGAAATAAACTGGGAAAAGTAGTGGTGGACCAACTGTAAAACAAGAcagaaaaaatcataaaaatattaCTATACCTACTACAAATATAGAGAAAGAACATTGAAGAGGTAGAATGACTGGGCCCATCCGATATCCCAGTACATTGTGTGTTTGATTAGTCTTGGGTCTTTCGGAAATGATCTTAAAAACGTAGGTCCCGTGACATGGGAGGTATTGACAGTATATGATAAAGAACCTTTACTGCTACGGGCATAAGCACCATGCAtgcatcaaaatttgtggcatttCACTCGAAGTTGGTGATGTCTCtgtgtgagtgaaaaatttctTGAATGGGATGTAAAATAACAAATCTTTATGAATTCATATGGCGAGATTCTTTGttaaaatttataaacaatTTAAGCAACATTACAATTCTTAAGTCTGATACGAAAATGAAGTTTTCATATGTAAACATGTTGGTGCCTTTATCATTGGCCGTCAACAGTAAAAACATGTCTTCCTTCCACTCCATCCAATAAAGCGCGAATTAACACACAGTTACAGCAAGGCTCACTTCATCGTTTGTTCTAGATCTATATATGTTTATTGAAATTGAATAGAATGGATTTCTGGTTCACCAAAATTAATGAAGAAAAGAAGTGTGCACTGAAGAAGAATCAAATTGTACTCACTGAGGAAGAAGTACTTATGTTGCTGGTTGTACGGCATGCTGGATTTGTTGGATTTAGCAAccttacaaaataaaaacaaacatcaatgAAGAGTCTTTGTACATTACAGAGAGTTTTAAAAGCAATCAGTAATCTATACTTTCAGAGAGATAACAAATATCTATAATacatgaaataattattttgtatgaaaaggtgaagataacgaagagtgattaatctcataactcctataagcagtacaaaatagagagttgggcaaacacggacccctggatataccagaggtgggatcaggtgcctaggaggagtaagcatcccttgtcgaccagtcacacccgccgtgagccctatatcttgatcaggtaaaatgAGTAACCATAggcagaatcagtgtgccaagaacagcctagcaatcggtatgcaacaagtcagacagcatttgacccaataataggttgtgtGTTGGCAAATTAGATCTTTATAATGACCACAGAAGTctcaaaatgctgactttagacgagactattgaaacccctgtacatgtaacatcaacttgtttgtcagtagcctgcatcaatttaaaactgatcatacggaGAACATGCTtgtgcgtattgaatcagttgaaagatattatccaggtggtaatggaatattgctacatacatgtatgtatgtgtatattgcaCGAAACTCATGATTGTGATACATACTTCTACAGGCATTCTTTCACCCACAACAAACAGCTGATCTACACGGACATCAGGATCTTTGCCCATCtataaataaacatgatataaGAATGTATAAAATGCAGCAGGGGTGGCAAGTTAAATCTGTATTgagaatgaaatttaaaatctgaaatatttttcacaaCTGTGATAAGATTACCATACCACATAAGGCTGACCACATTGGGATTATAAACAGACAATCTTACCAATTAGGATTATAATAGGTTACACACTTAGCACAACTAGTTTATAACTAGTTTATAACTAGACACAACGGGATTATAGATAGGACACATTAGGATTATAACTAGACACATTAAGTTTATAACTAGACACATTAAGTTTATAACTAGACACATCAGGATTATAGATAGGACACATTAGGGTTATAACTAGACACATTAAGTTTATAACTAGACACATCAGGATTATAGATAGGACACATTAGGATTATAACTAGACACATTAAGTTTATAACTAGACACATCAGGATTATAGATAGGATACATCAGGATTATAGATAGGATACATCAGGATTATAGATAGGACACATTAGGATTATAACTAGACACATTAAGTTTATAACTAGACACATCAGGATTATAGATAGGATACATTAGGGTTACAACTAGACACATTAAGTTTATAACTAGACACATCAGGATTATAGATAGGATACATCAGGATTATAGATAGGATACATTAGGGTTATAACTAGACACATCAGGATTATAGATAGGATACATTAGGGTTACAACTAGACACATCAGGATTATAGATAGGATACATTAGGGTTACAACTAGACACATTAAGTTTATAACTAGACACATCAGGATTATAGATAGGACACATTAGGGTTACAACTAGACACATCAGGATTATAGATAGGATACATTAGGGTTACAACTAAACACATTAAGTTTATAACTAGACACATCAGGATTATAGATAGGACACATTAGGGTTATAACTAGACACATTAAGTTTATAACTAGACACATCAGGATTATAGATAGGACACATTAGGGTTATAACTAGACACATTAAGTTTATAACTAGACACATCAGGATTATAGATAGGATACATTAGGGTTACAACTAGACACATTAAGTTTATAACTAGACAATTAAGTTTATAACTAGACACATCAGGATTATAGATAGGACACATTAGGGTTACAACTAGACACATCAGGATTATAGATAGGACACATTAGGGTTATAACTAGACACATTAAGTTTATAACTAGACACATCAGGATTATAGATAGGACACATTAGGATTACAACTAGACACATTAAGTTTATAACTAGACACATCAGGATTATAGATAGGACACATTAGGATTACAACTAGACACATTAAGTTTATAACTAGACACATCAGGATTATAGATAGGACACATTAGGATTATAACTAGACACATTAAGTTTATAACTAGACACATTAAGTTTATAACTAGACACATCAGGATTATAGATAGGACACATTAGGGTTATAACTAGACACATTAAGTTTATAACTAGACACATCAGGATTATAGATAGGACACATTAGGATTATAACTAGACACATTAAGTTTATAACTAGACACATCAGGATTATAGATAGGATACATTAGGGTTACAACTAGACACATTAAGTTTATAACTAGACACATTAAGTTTATAACTAGACACATCAGGATTATAGATAGGATACATCAGGATTATAGATAGGATACATCAGGATTATAGATAGGATACATCAGGATTATAGATAGGACACATTAGGATTATAACTAGACACATTAAGTTTATAACTAGACACATCAGGATTATAGATAGGACACATTAGGGTTACAACTAGACACATTAAGTTTATAACTAGACACATCAGGATTATAGATAGGATACATCAGGATTATAGATAGGATACATTAGGGTTATAACTAGACACATCAGGATTATAGATAGGATACATTAGGGTTACAACTAGACACATCAGGATTATAGATAGGATACATTAGGGTTACAACTAGACACATTAAGTTTATAACTAGACAATTAAGTTTATAACTAGACACATTAAGTTTATAACTAGACACATCAGGATTATAGATAGGACACATTAGGGTTACAACTAGACACATTAAGTTTATAACTAGACACATCAGGATTATAGATAGGATACATTAGGGTTATAACTAGACACATTAAGTTTATAACTAGACACATCAGGATTATAGATAGGATACATTAGGGTTACAACTAGACACATCAGGATTATAGATAGGACACATTAGGGTTACAACTAGACACATTAAGTTTATAACTAGACACATCAGGATTATAGATAGGATACATTAGGGTTATAACTAGACACATTAAGTTTATAACTAGACACATCAGGATTATAGATAGGATACATTAGGGTTACAACTAGACACATCAGGATTATAGATAGGATACATTAGGGTTACAACTAGACACATTAAGTTTATAACTAGACACATCAGGATTATAGATAGGATACATTAGGGTTATAACTAGACACATTAAGTTTACAACTAGACACATCAGGATTATAGATAGGATACATTAGGGTTACAACTAGACACATTAAGTTTATAACTAGACACATCAGGATTATAGATAGGATACATTAGGGTTACAACTAGACACATCAGGATTATAGATAGGATACATTAGGGTTACAACTAGACACATCAGGATTATAGATAGGACACATTAGGGTTACAACTAGACACATCAGGATTATAGATAGGATACATTAGGGTTACAACTAGACACATTAAGTTTATAACTAGACAATTAAGTTTACAACTAGACACATCAGGATTATAGATAGGATACATTAGGGTTACAACTAGACACATCAGGATTATAGATAGGATACATTAGGGTTACAACTAGACACATTAAGTTTATAACTAGACACATTAAGTTTATAACTAGACACATCAGGATTATAGATAGGATACATTAGGATTACAACTAGACACATTAAGTTTATAACTAGACACATCAGGATTATAGATAGGACACATTAGGGTTACAACATTAAGTTTATAACTAGACACATCAAGATTATAGATAGGATACATTAGGGTTATAACTAGACACATTAAGTTTATAACTAGACAATTAAGTTTATAACTAGACACATCAGGATTATAGATAGGACACATTAGGGTTATAACATTAAGTTTATAACTAGACACATCAGGATTATAGATAGGATACATTAGGGTTACAACTAGACACATTAAGTTTATAACTAGACACATCAGGATTATAGATAGGATACATTAGGGTTATAACATTAAGTTTATAACTAGACACATCAGGATTATAGATAGGATACATTAGGGTTACAACTAGACACATTAGGGTTATAACTAGACACATTAAGTTTATAACTAGACACATCAGGATTATAGATAGGACACATTAGGGTTACAACTAGACACATCAGGATTATAGATAGGATACATTAGGGTTACAACTAGACACATCAGGATTATAGATAGGACACATTAGGGTTACAACTAGACACATCAGGATTATAGATAGGATACATTAGGATTACAACTAGACACATTAAGTTTATAACTAGACACATCAGGATTATAGATAGGACACATTAGGGTTACAACTAGACACATTAAGTTTATAACTAGACACATCAGGATTATAGATAGGATACATTAGGGTTACAACTAAACACATTAAGTTTATAACTAGACACATCAGGATTATAGATAGGATACATTAGGATTATAACTAGACACATTAAGTTTATAACTAGACACATTAAGTTTATAACTAGACACATCAGGATTATAGATAGGACACATTAGGATTATAACTAGACACATTAAGTTTATAACTAGACACATCAGGATTATAGATAGGACACATTAGGGTTACAACTAGACACATTAAGTTTATAACTAGACACATTAAGTTTATAACTAGACACATCAGGATTATAGATAGGACACATTAGGATTATAACTAGACACATTAAGTTTATAACTAGACACATCAGGATTATAGATAGGATACATTAGGGTTACAACTAGACACATTAAGTTTATAACTAGACACATTAAGTTTATAACTAGACACATCAGGATTATAGATAGGATACATTAGGGTTACAACTAAACACATTAAGTTTATAACTAGAGACATCAGGATTATAGATAGGACACATTAGGGTTACAACTAGACACATCAGGATTATAGATAGGACACATTAGGGTTACAACTAGACACATTAGGGTTATAACTAGACACATTAAGTTTATAACTAGACAATTAAGTTTATAACTAGAGACATCAGGATTATAGATAGGATACATTAGGGTTACAACTAGACACATTAGGATTATAACTAGACACATTAAGTTTATAACTAGACACATCAGGATTATAGATAGGACACATTAGGGTTACAACTAGACACATTAAGTTTATAACTA is part of the Ostrea edulis chromosome 2, xbOstEdul1.1, whole genome shotgun sequence genome and harbors:
- the LOC125679199 gene encoding acyl-CoA 6-desaturase-like isoform X3; translation: MGKGGKQMSTYSFEEVSKHDKQDDRWIIINHEVYNITNWARRHPGGSKVIGHYAGQDATDAFRAFHNNLDQVQKYLLPIHIGSVQKGEVNVNYSLEKDFRDLRQTAEKMDLFKPSYLFFFVHLAHILAMEVMAYFTLYYFGTGWIPFLVSVCLYATVQGASPSWWNHMHYQHHAKPNVMGKDPDVRVDQLFVVGERMPVEVAKSNKSSMPYNQQHKYFFLIGPPLLFPVYFQFMLFRHIFTRRLWKDFIVVMAFYVKFFYLYTNILGLGWTLVYYEIMRVLESHWFTWVSQSNHIPMDIDRDTAEPWIKLQLKATCDIEQSFFNDWFTGHLNFQIEHHLFPTMPRHNLYKIQPLVKSLCKKHGISYQMKTLSQSFIDIVKSLKHSGELWEATLHAHHIS